A single genomic interval of Megalobrama amblycephala isolate DHTTF-2021 linkage group LG15, ASM1881202v1, whole genome shotgun sequence harbors:
- the LOC125247649 gene encoding LOW QUALITY PROTEIN: uncharacterized protein LOC125247649 (The sequence of the model RefSeq protein was modified relative to this genomic sequence to represent the inferred CDS: deleted 1 base in 1 codon): MFNWVVKVVPHPPDTQNDLRDEAITANGKTSNPDKFNSCKTGREEDQSSQTSQGSVQNGMLSWLSNGFASALPQPAGSPLLARANADAKSLQEEGSADRARVIGWISQGIGKVVPQPDEKYMEEETCEVTEVYDIKDLPDSEPLPHIPVVELVSEDEASEVEIPAQFPPNVMSWIKNGFQNAIPHHVTRPPNSNSSTPRSSQCSNKVYSPPPESVTSMTEIDLKTPSMVGRIVQGLGLSMPQPVLKNKEICLQEDGRIAQNGSARSDLILEEVDSEDEAQAKETCPAANSPPYSQHQSQPQTPWSPEHSLPLSITTPTQAHIELEDAETQTARWTPMIDSIRREAEDTAILIMEERLIQERLAMARMAEEVARQTAEMAVREFTQARLGIQTIVEEPEDVDQELQVLQEEDSDIEVIRNQITECRAPSVKEFVPEGQEAEAEDTAFTVKTPVEEFKSSSPLQEEPEPESEPEPEELHEEEEEPRDSSEAEEEPDPITQQPQSITSTSVSRTDSPVESAATEEESSVPSRCDALKSCFMRVPYAQQALDNFNQFLKDIDVTLPKVPSVPNLPPALSQITQQLPSLPPQLAQLPEQISQLPQRISQRFSKITPQFPNQTLFSAPQFPKFPVQLSSFPQQLSNIPQQISNLPQKLSNFPQRLTSIPRFSIIPQQVSNIPQQLSSIPQKISSIPQKISSIPQCAQRCYTNIQSRLNKLKPEQEPKEQPQKSRDLELDRLVRQSPLHSPRTPSPSSPCSVLDLPNVPSYPRLPPITPSRQLSGVSNPAFHIEDDPTSARPSVSSRLSVHPAVNVEDVDSDRGRSRPIPPIINPQDPNLKTLTVPGVRKANRTSKRLYSQDDEEEEELETSVRAWPSQSSISSADDGLNQRPASSASQTSTIVNERLQELVKLFKERTERVKEKLIDPDNSDDETPPASPAKQAPAPPPEPPAEQKTEQEVSEAPAEKEEEKTKLLCCKVKPQSRIGRLLRYRFPTSIDPFTNLFYVLWLFCVSLAFNWSAWMIPVRWAFPYQTPDNIHVWLLIDYLCDAIYILDILVFQPRMQFVQHGDIVSGAKEMRDNYIKAVRFKLDVVSLLPLELLYFKTGINPLLRLPRILKFMSFFEFNKRLEAILTNAYVYRVIRTTTYLLYAVHCNACLYYWGSSYEGLGFSDWAYDGTGNSYIRCYYFAVKTLLTIGGLPGPTTLFEIVFQLINYFIGVFVFSIMIGQMRDVVGAATAAQTNYRACVDNTVKYMASYRIPKDVQNRVKTWYSYTWQSQGMLDEQELLDQLPDKMRLDIAVDVSYNIISKVPLFQGCDRQMIFDMLKRLRSVVYLPGDYVCKKDEVGREMYIIKAGEVQVVGGPDGKTVFVTLKAGAVFGEVSLLAVGGVNRRTANVVARGFANLLILTKKDLNEIMVHYPESQKLLRRKAKKMLMKDKKPAQKKEEEKEPIPIIPPRAETPKLLKAALEMTEKSGMKGTWSKLKDKTNRSSVSLQRSISSSVAPNSPVHEPHSEQDADTLSQISDSSIQIPTTPTGTGEGNVFAEEGPAEEETKSQK, from the exons ATGTTTAACTGGGTTGTGAAGGTCGTACCTCATCCTCCTGATACACAGAACGATCTGAGGGACGAGGCGATCACAGCG AATGGGAAAACATCAAATCCAG ATAAGTTCAATTCATGCAAAACAGGCAGGGAGGAAGACCAATCGTCTCAAACCTCACAGGGCAG TGTTCAGAATGGTATGTTGAGCTGGCTTTCCAATGGGTTTGCGAGTGCGCTGCCCCAACCTGCAGGGAGTCCTCTTCTTGCGAGAGCCAACGCTGATGCTAAA TCACTGCAGGAGGAAGGTTCTGCTGACAG GGCTAGAGTTATTGGCTGGATCTCGCAGGGAATTGGAAAGGTGGTCCCGCAGCCTGATGAGAAATACATGGAGGAAGAGACATGTGAAGTTACAGAG GTTTATGATATCAAGGACCTCCCAG ATTCAGAGCCTTTGCCACATATACCAGTAGTAGAGCTGGTGTCAGAAGACGAGGCGTCTGAGGTGGAAATCCCGGCTCAGTTCCCTCCCAA TGTAATGAGCTGGATAAAGAACGGCTTCCAGAATGCTATACCGCACCATGTGACCAGACCCCCAAATTCCAATTCCTCAACACCGAGGTCATCACAATGCTCAAACAAAG TATATTCACCTCCTCCAGAGTCAGTAACCAGCATGACGGAGATCGATTTAAAAACTCCCAG TATGGTGGGCAGGATTGTTCAGGGCCTGGGTCTTTCAATGCCACAGCCAGTgcttaaaaacaaagaaatatgTTTG CAGGAGGACGGGAGGATTGCGCAAAATG GCAGTGCTCGATCAGATCTCATTCTTGAGGAGGTTGACTCTGAAGATGAGGCTCAAGCAAAGGAAACATGTCCAGCAGCGAACTCCCCTCCGTATTCACAACATCAGTCCCAACCTCAGACACCTTGGTCCCCGGAACATTCTCTTCCACTGAGCATCACCACACCCACACAAGCACACATAGAGCTGGAGGATGCAGAGAcccaaactgcacgatggacgCCCATGATCGACAGCATCAGGAGAGAGGCGGAGGACACTGCCATATTAATCATGGAGGAACG GTTGATACAGGAGCGTCTAGCAATGGCCCGCATGGCAGAAGAAGTGGCCCGGCAGACAGCAGAGATGGCCGTCAGGGAGTTCACACAGGCCCGGCTCGGCATTCAGACCATTGTGGAAGAGCCAGAAGATGTTGATCAAGA ACTACAAGTGCTGCAGGAAGAGGACAGTGATATAGAAGTCATACGGAATCAAATTACAGA GTGTCGAGCACCTTCAGTTAAGGAGTTCGTTCCAGAAGGACAGGAGGCAGAAGCTGAAGACACTGCATTCACAGTTAAAACCCCTGTGGAGGAGTTCAAGTCCTCTTCACCTCTACAGGAGGAACCAGAGCCTGAATCTGAACCTGAGCCTGAGGAGCTTcatgaggaggaggaagagccCAGAGACTCCAGTGAAGCTGAAGAAGAACCTGACCCCATCACTCAGCAACCTCAGTCCATTACCAGCACCTCCGTTTCACGAACTGATTCACCG GTGGAGAGTGCAGCTACTGAAGAGGAAAGTAGTG TCCCTTCCAGATGTGATGCGCTGAAGAGCTGTTTCATGCGTGTACCATATGCACAACAGGCCCTTGACAACTTCAACCAGTTCCTGAAAGACATTGACGTCACTCTGCCTAAAGTGCCTTCTGTGCCCAATCTGCCCCCTGCTCTATCTCAGATCACCCAACAGCTGCCGTCGCTCCCTCCTCAACTGGCACAGCTGCCAGAACAAATCTCTCAGCTACCCCAACGGATTTCCCAGCGATTCTCCAAAATCACCCCACAATTCCCAAACCAGACGCTTTTTAGCGCTCCTCAGTTTCCCAAGTTCCCTGTGCAGTTATCAAGCTTCCCACAACAGCTTTCCAACATTCCGCAACAAATATCCAACCTCCCGCAAAAGTTGTCCAACTTTCCACAAAGGCTGACCAGCATTCCGCGGTTTTCCATCATTCCGCAACAGGTCTCCAACATTCCACAACAACTCTCCAGCATTCCACAAAAAATATCCAGCATTCCACAAAAGATAAGCAGCATTCCACAGTGTGCCCAGCGGTGCTACACTAACATTCAGAGCCGTCTCAACAAACTTAAGCCGGAACAGGA GCCCAAGGAGCAGCCGCAGAAGAGTAGGGATCTGGAATTGGACCGCCTTGTCCGCCAGTCCCCGCTCCATTCCCCCCGTACCCCTTCGCCCTCTTCCCCATGCTCCGTCCTAGACCTGCCCAATGTGCCCTCTTACCCCCGTCTGCCACCCATCACCCCTTCCAGGCAGTTGTCAGGCGTCTCCAACCCTGCCTTCCACATTGAGGATGACCCCACCTCTGCTAGACCCTCAG TGAGCTCCAGACTGAGTGTGCACCCAGCCGTGAACGTGGAAGATGTTGATTCTGACCGAGGAAGATCTCGCCCCATACCACCCATAATAAACCCACAGGATCCCAACCTCAAGACCCTTACTGTGCCTGGTGTCCGTAAAGCCAATCGGACCAG CAAGAGACTTTACTCACAAGAtgatgaggaagaggaggagttAGAAACCTCAGTCCGGGCCTGGCCAAGCCAGAGTAGCATCTCAAGCGCAGATGACGG GCTTAATCAACGGCCAGCCTCTTCTGCCAGCCAGACGAGTACCATAGTAAACGAGAGGTTACAGGAGCTGGTCAAGCTGTTCAAAGAGAGAACAGAGCGGGTCAAAGAGAAACTGATTGATCCAGATAATTCAGATGACGAGACACCACCTGCCT CCCCAGCTAAGCAAGCTCCAGCTCCTCCTCCTGAACCTCCAGCAGAGCAGAAAACAGAGCAGGAGGTGTCTGAGGCCCCTGCCGAGAAAGAAGAAGAGAAAACGAAGCTCCTGTGCTGTAAAGTGAAACCTCAGTCCAGGATTGGTCGGCTTCTGCGGTACCGTTTTCCAACCAGCATCGACCCCTTCACTA ACCTGTTCTACGTACTTTGGCTGTTTTGCGTGTCTTTGGCGTTTAACTGGAGTGCGTGGATGATTCCTGTGCGTTGGGCGTTTCCTTATCAAACACCGGATAACATCCATGTGTGGCTGTTGATTGACTACTTATGTGATGCCATCTATATTCTGGACATCCTGGTCTTTCAACCCCGAATGCAGTTTGTGCAGCATGGGGACATTGTG agtggGGCGAAAGAAATGAGAGATAATTACATCAAAGCTGTACGATTCAAG CTGGATGTTGTCAGTCTACTTCCTCTAGAGCTTCTCTACTTCAAAACGGGGATTAATCCACTTCTCCGCTTACCCAGGATCCTGAAG tttatgtctttctttgaGTTCAACAAGCGTCTGGAAGCTATCCTGACCAACGCTTATGTTTACAG AGTCATTCGAACCACCACCTACCTGCTGTATGCCGTCCACTGCAATGCCTGTTTGTACTACTGGGGCTCCTCATATGAAGGTCTGGGTTTCTCAGATTGGGCCTATGATGGGACGGGAAATAG TTATATTCGCTGCTACTACTTTGCTGTTAAGACTCTGCTGACCATTGGCGGCCTGCCAGGACCCACAACACTTTTTGAGATTGTGTTTCAGCTCATCAATTACTTTATTGGAGTGTTTGTGTTCTCCATCATGATTGGTCAG ATGAGAGATGTTGTGGGTGCAGCCACCGCGGCTCAGACAAACTATCGTGCCTGTGTGGATAACACAGTAAAGTACATGGCCTCCTACCGCATCCCTAAAGATGTGCAGAACAGAGTGAAAACCTGGTACAGCTACACGTGGCAGTCCCAAGGCATGCTGG ATGAACAAGAGCTTCTAGATCAACTACCTGATAAGATGAGGCTGGATATAGCAGTGGATGTCAGCTACAACATTATCAGTAAAGTGCCACTTTTTCAG GGCTGCGATAGACAGATGATCTTTGACATGTTGAAGAGGCTCAGATCAGTGGTGTATCTTCCAGGAGACTATGTCTGCAAGAAG GATGAAGTAGGCCGTGAGATGTACATCATAAAGGCAGGGGAAGTCCAGGTAGTTGGTGGTCCCGATGGAAAGACGGTGTTCGTTACCCTGAAAGCAGGAGCGGTGTTTGGAGAGGTCAG CTTGCTTGCTGTAGGCGGAGTAAACCGACGGACAGCTAACGTTGTAGCACGTGGTTTTGCTAACCTACTCATCCTGACCAAAAAGGACCTGAATGAGATCATGGTGCACTATCCGGAATCCCAGAAACTGCTCCGCAGGAAAGCAAA GAAAATGTTGATGAAGGATAAAAAGCCAGCTCAgaagaaagaggaagaaaagGAGCCCATCCCAATTATTCCTCCTCGCGCAGAGACACCCAAACTGTTAAAAGCGGCGCTGGAGATGACGGAAAAATCAGGAATGAAAGGAACATGGTCTAAACTGAAGGACA